The DNA sequence TCCGCGATGTCGCAGAAGGCCCGCGGGTTGGGCCCGAACAGGTCGCGCGCCAGGTCCGCCTCGGTGACGACCGCTTGATCCAAGAGTTGCTCGTAGTCAGCCAGGTCGCGGATGAAGCTGAGAATCGCGGCGACATCGTCTCGCGCCGCAGGTCGGACGCAGAGGGTCACCGGTTCTCCGACATCCAGGTCCGGAGCGCCTGCAGAAACGGCAAGGCGCCACGGAACTCCTCGAGGGTGATGCCGCCGCGCAGGTGCTCGATGCGTGGACGCAGAGCGTCCATGGTGCCAGCGTAGGCCTTGCGGCCCTTGGGCGTCAGCGAAACACGCTTGCGGCGGCGGTCAGCCGGATCGCCGGCGACGCTGATCAAACCGGTGGTCTCCATGGCTTTGAGCGTGTGGGTGAAGCCGCTACGGCTCGCCTGCAGCGAATCGGCCAGGTCAGCGGGTGTCGCAGCGTCGCCGCGGCGCGTCAGATGGTTCAACACTTCGAATTGCGGATAGGTCAGGTCCGCGGTCAGACACAGGGTGACGGTCGTGCGCAGCAGATGCTCGATTTGATTGATCTCGTCGAAAACCTGCACATCCGGATGTTCAGCCACAGTGGCCATCGAAAACCCCGCCCGTGATTCGTCAGCAGTTTAGATCGTTCGATATCGTTACTTAAGGCTCATCACCTAGACCTTCCGCGCCTAAGGCTTCGTTGACAGGGCCTCCGCCAAACCCAGCCGCGCCAATTCATCGGCCCGTTCATTATGCTCGTGACCGGCGTGACCCTTGATCCAACGCCAATCCACTTGGTGACGCAGGCGCGCGGCGTCGAGGCGCTTCCAAAGGTCGTCATTCTTCACCGGCTTCTTGTCGGCGGTGCGCCATCCCCGCGCCTTCCAGCCGTGGATCCACTCGCCGATCCCCTTCTGGACGTATTGGCTGTCAGTATGAAGTTCGACCGCGCACGGCTTGGTCAGGGCGTCCAGCGCCTGGATCGCCGCCATCAGTTCCATGCGATTGTTTGTCGTAGCCCGCTCCCCGCCGCGAATTTCCTTGCGGGTATCGCCCCAGAAAAGGACCGCGCCCCAACCCCCGGGACCGGGATTTCCTGAGCAGGCGCCGTCCGTGTAGATCACAACCTTCGGAGTCATGACCGACCGAACAGCACGAGGTCGGGAGCGCTGCGGTGCACCGCCAATTTGCGCTCGTATTCCAGCGGATCCTTGGGGCGCACCAGCGCGCCTTCGGGTGTCGAACCCCAGTCGGCCAGACGCGTCAGGAAGAACCTCATCGCCGCGCCATGGGCGAGCGCCGGCAGGGCCGCGCGCTCAGCCGCCGACAGTGGCCGCACCTGCTCATAGCCGGCTACGAGCGCGCGCGCCGCCGTAATGTTGAAGGATCCGTCGGCTTCGAAACACCAGGCGTTCAGCGCCACCGCCACGTCATAGGCCAGAGCGTCCGTGCAGGCGAAATAGAAGTCGATGGCGCCGGCGAAAGCATCGCCGGCGAAGAAGACGTTATCCGGGAAGAAATCGGCGTGGATCACGCCCTGCGGCAATCCTTCCGGCCAGGCTGCGGCGAGCCGTTCGAGATCGCCGCGGATCGTCTCCGCCAGGCCGGGCTTCAGACGATCAGCGGCTTCGCCCAACGGCGCGAACATCCCCGCCCAGGCTGCCTGGCCCAGGTCGTTGGGACGCTGTTCGGGGAAGCCCTGGGCCGCGACATGCATCGCAGCGAGCCCTCGCCCTGCCTCCCGGCACTGGGCGATGCTGGGTCGGCGCACGGAGAGACCCTTGAGGAAGGCTACGATGGCGCAGGGCTTGTCGCGCACCATCTGCAACGTTCGCCCTTCCCGATCGGCCATGGGGGCCGCGCAAGCGTAGCCGTGATCAGCCAACCACGTCATCAGATCCAGGAAGAACGGCAGGTCGTTCGGATTCGTGCGCCACTCGAAGACCGTCAGGATGTAGCGCCCGAGATCGGTCTCCAGCAGGAAGTTCGAGTTCGACACGCCCTCGGCGATGCCCTTGAAGGCGACCGCCTGACCGAGGTCATAGGTCGCGAGCAGACCCGCGAGTTCGTCCTCGTTGATATCGGTATAGACCGCCATGGGCCGCCCATTGCGGCGCCCAGCGACAGTGGTCAAGCACGCCCATGGCCCCTATCGTCGTGTTTCGAAGGAGACTTATTTGCAACGGCTAGGCATCCGCACCGCGCTCTATCGCGCCTTGGGCGGTGTGATGGTGGCCCTGGCCTTCGCCGGCGTGTTCCTGCCGGTGCTGCCGACGACGCCCTTCCTGATCGTGGCCGTTTGGGCTTTCGCGCGCTCCTCTCCCGAACTGGCCGAGCGATTGCGCGACCATCGCCGCTTTGGTCCCTACATCAGGCGCTGGGAGGAAAAGCGCGCCATCCCCCGCAGCGCCAAGGCCGCCTCGGTGATCGGCATGAGCGTAAGCTTCGCCTTGCTGGTCGCCGCTGGGCGAGGCCTTTGGGTCAACGCCGGCGTCGGCGCCATCCTGCTCTGCGTAGCAGCTTACGTCCTCAGCCGGCCTTCGCAGTAGGATTTCGGCGATAGATTTCGCTGGGCCACCGCTTGTGGACCCAGAACCACTCCGCCGGCCGGGCGCGGATGCGGTCTTCGATGAAGGCGTTCACCCGTGCGACGCCCGCCTCGATGTCCGCCGGCCGGTCACCGGTGTCGACCAGGACGATCGGGTCGTGAACAATCACCCGGAAGCGCGCCTTTTCGATCCGCTGGACCGACATGGGCACGATCGGCGCCGCGAACCGCAGCGCAAAGCTCGACGGCCCAGGTGCGGTGTGGGCCGGCAGGCCGAACAGCGGCGAGGCGATCCCGCCATTGAATTTCTGATCGTTCATCAGCGCGACCGACTCGCCGCGCGCCAGCGCTCGCAGCAGCGACCGCGCCCCATCGCCGCCCTTCGGCGCGAACAGCCGCACCCCGTAGCGGAAGCGGCTGGCGCGAATCCGGGCGTCGACGTGCGGATTGTTCGTGGCGCGATAGGTGATCTGGCAGTCGACGCCGGCATGGATGATCACCGCGGGCATGATCTCGAAGGATGAGAAGTGTCCGGAGATGAACACCGCCGGCCCGCCGCCGCCGGCGATTCGCACCAGAGCCTCGGCGTTCACCACCTCCACGCGGGATGGATCAGCGATGATGCGGTCCAGGATTGGAAACTCTGCGAACCAGCGCCCCAGGTGACCCCAGCTTTCCTTCACCAAAGAGTCGATCGCAGTGGGCGAAGCCTCGGGAAAGGCGATGGCCATGTTGACCCGCATGACGTGGTCGGCGCTGGTCAGCGGGCCCAGCCAGCGGAAGAGCCAGGCGCCGAAATCTGAGGCCGCATCGATCGGCGCCAGGCGCGCAAGACCCGC is a window from the Phenylobacterium immobile (ATCC 35973) genome containing:
- the rnhA gene encoding ribonuclease HI, with translation MTPKVVIYTDGACSGNPGPGGWGAVLFWGDTRKEIRGGERATTNNRMELMAAIQALDALTKPCAVELHTDSQYVQKGIGEWIHGWKARGWRTADKKPVKNDDLWKRLDAARLRHQVDWRWIKGHAGHEHNERADELARLGLAEALSTKP
- the thrB gene encoding homoserine kinase, which translates into the protein MAVYTDINEDELAGLLATYDLGQAVAFKGIAEGVSNSNFLLETDLGRYILTVFEWRTNPNDLPFFLDLMTWLADHGYACAAPMADREGRTLQMVRDKPCAIVAFLKGLSVRRPSIAQCREAGRGLAAMHVAAQGFPEQRPNDLGQAAWAGMFAPLGEAADRLKPGLAETIRGDLERLAAAWPEGLPQGVIHADFFPDNVFFAGDAFAGAIDFYFACTDALAYDVAVALNAWCFEADGSFNITAARALVAGYEQVRPLSAAERAALPALAHGAAMRFFLTRLADWGSTPEGALVRPKDPLEYERKLAVHRSAPDLVLFGRS
- a CDS encoding YbaN family protein, giving the protein MQRLGIRTALYRALGGVMVALAFAGVFLPVLPTTPFLIVAVWAFARSSPELAERLRDHRRFGPYIRRWEEKRAIPRSAKAASVIGMSVSFALLVAAGRGLWVNAGVGAILLCVAAYVLSRPSQ
- a CDS encoding MarR family winged helix-turn-helix transcriptional regulator; this encodes MATVAEHPDVQVFDEINQIEHLLRTTVTLCLTADLTYPQFEVLNHLTRRGDAATPADLADSLQASRSGFTHTLKAMETTGLISVAGDPADRRRKRVSLTPKGRKAYAGTMDALRPRIEHLRGGITLEEFRGALPFLQALRTWMSENR
- a CDS encoding lysophospholipid acyltransferase family protein — encoded protein: MASFARDIGWRLEALAYDVAAGLARLAPIDAASDFGAWLFRWLGPLTSADHVMRVNMAIAFPEASPTAIDSLVKESWGHLGRWFAEFPILDRIIADPSRVEVVNAEALVRIAGGGGPAVFISGHFSSFEIMPAVIIHAGVDCQITYRATNNPHVDARIRASRFRYGVRLFAPKGGDGARSLLRALARGESVALMNDQKFNGGIASPLFGLPAHTAPGPSSFALRFAAPIVPMSVQRIEKARFRVIVHDPIVLVDTGDRPADIEAGVARVNAFIEDRIRARPAEWFWVHKRWPSEIYRRNPTAKAG